A single Anopheles funestus chromosome 2RL, idAnoFuneDA-416_04, whole genome shotgun sequence DNA region contains:
- the LOC125765679 gene encoding ubiquitin-fold modifier-conjugating enzyme 1 encodes MVDDGTRKALSGIPLLKTKAGPRDKELWVQRLKEEYQALIKYVQNNKSADMDWFRLESNKEGTKWFGKCWYMHNLHKYEFDVEFDIPITYPTTSPEIALPELDGKTAKMYRGGKICLTDHFKPLWARNVPKFGIAHAMALGLSPWLAVEVPDLIEKGIISYQEKGTSSD; translated from the exons ATGGTTGACGATGGAACACGCAAAGCATTGAGCGGCATTCCGCTGCTCAAGACGAAAGCAGGCCCGAGAGATAAGGAACTTTGGGTGCAACGATTGAAGGAGGAATATCAAGCACTAATTAAG TatgtgcaaaacaacaaatcagcCGATATGGATTGGTTCCGGTTAGAGTCGAacaaggaaggcacgaagtgGTTCGGCAAATGTTGGTACATGCACAATTTACACAAGTACGAGTTTGACGTGGAGTTTGAT ATTCCAATCACGTATCCAACAACATCGCCCGAAATCGCACTGCCAGAACTTGATGGAAAGACGGCCAAAATGTACCGAGGGGGTAAAATCTGCTTAACCGACCACTTCAAACCACTGTGGGCGAGAAATGTGCCCAAGTTCGGTATTGCGCACGCGATGGCACTAGGG CTATCACCGTGGTTAGCTGTAGAAGTCCCGGATCTAATAGAGAAAGGCATCATATCGTACCAGGAAAAGGGTACATCGTCTGATTAG